The proteins below come from a single Triticum aestivum cultivar Chinese Spring chromosome 5D, IWGSC CS RefSeq v2.1, whole genome shotgun sequence genomic window:
- the LOC123119495 gene encoding aspartyl protease family protein At5g10770 isoform X1, which produces MEYLILMMLALSYTSQYCTSSSLCPSTYDLGQTGAGAFQFPVFHEKHPCIQASVHIANVQKTWYSFEDDRIHKDRFLMAIGLGTPAFVNLVTIDTGSTLSWVQCRPCPIRCHNQDEEAGRIFDPLQSSTYQSVGCSTEDCGYVHETLGIPFGCNEEQDSCLYSLRYASEEYTAGSLVKDKLTLGNNFSIDDFMFGCSGDDRYNAADAGIIGFGGATYSFFRQVVRHTNYTAFSHCFPGNHRNGGFLSIGPYDRYSLQFIPLVEYGSHGDNPVYAIQQLDMMVDGIRLEVDPSIYATRMTILDSGTIDTFILSPVFRAFDKTITAAMLAKGYARETAGRNKICFTSTSDSVNWRDMPTVEMKFVRSILKLPSENVFYRVSADKICSTFQPDVAGLTGVPILGNRATRSFRVVYDIQDSKFGFQAGAC; this is translated from the exons ATGGAGTACTTGATTCTCATGATGCTTGCACTAAGCTATACGTCTCAGTACTGCACCAGCTCTAGCTTATGCCCCTCAACCTACG atcttggtcagacTGGCGCTGGTGCCTTTCAATTCCCGGTGTTCCACGAGAAGCACCCATGCATACAAGCATCAGTACATATAGCAAATGTACAGAAAACATGGTATTCCTTTGAGGATGACAGAATCCATAAAGATCGGTTCCTCATGGCCATTGGTCTGGGCACTCCGGCCTTTGTGAATCTCGTCACCATCGACACCGGCTCAACACTTTCCTGGGTTCAGTGCCGACCTTGTCCGATAAGATGCCATAATCAAGATGAAGAGGCCGGACGGATATTTGACCCCCTTCAGTCCTCAACTTACCAAAGCGTTGGCTGCTCAACTGAAGATTGTGGTTATGTGCATGAAACACTTGGTATTCCCTTTGGCTGCAACGAGGAGCAAGATAGCTGCCTTTACAGCTTGAGATATGCATCAGAAGAGTACACGGCCGGAAGCTTGGTCAAGGACAAGCTCACTTTAGGAAACAACTTCAGCATTGATGATTTCATGTTTGGCTGCAGTGGAGATGACAGGTACAATGCAGCTGATGCAGGCATTATTGGATTTGGGGGTGCGACTTACTCCTTCTTTCGTCAGGTAGTTCGCCATACCAACTACACCGCGTTCTCTCACTGCTTTCCTGGTAATCATAGAAACGGAGGGTTTCTATCCATCGGGCCGTATGATCGGTACAGTTTACAGTTCATTCCGTTGGTCGAGTACGGCTCGCACGGAGATAACCCGGTGTATGCTATTCAGCAGCTGGACATGATGGTCGACGGGATACGGCTTGAAGTCGACCCGTCAATCTACGCAACTCGAATGACGATACTGGATTCTGGCACGATCGACACGTTCATTCTGTCCCCAGTGTTTCGTGCGTTTGACAAGACCATCACAGCGGCAATGCTAGCTAAGGGATATGCCCGGGAAACAGCTGGAAGGAATAAAATTTGTTTCACATCCACTAGTGATTCAGTGAACTGGCGAGACATGCCAACGGTGGAGATGAAATTTGTAAGGTCTATCTTGAAGCTCCCGTCAGAGAATGTGTTCTATCGAGTGTCAGCAGATAAAATTTGCTCCACATTTCAGCCAGATGTTGCTGGACTGACAGGGGTTCCGATTCTGGGGAACAGGGCAACAAGATCATTCAGGGTCGTGTATGATATCCAAGACAGCAAGTTTGGGTTTCAAGCTGGTGCTTGTTGA
- the LOC123119495 gene encoding aspartyl protease AED1 isoform X3: MAIGLGTPAFVNLVTIDTGSTLSWVQCRPCPIRCHNQDEEAGRIFDPLQSSTYQSVGCSTEDCGYVHETLGIPFGCNEEQDSCLYSLRYASEEYTAGSLVKDKLTLGNNFSIDDFMFGCSGDDRYNAADAGIIGFGGATYSFFRQVVRHTNYTAFSHCFPGNHRNGGFLSIGPYDRYSLQFIPLVEYGSHGDNPVYAIQQLDMMVDGIRLEVDPSIYATRMTILDSGTIDTFILSPVFRAFDKTITAAMLAKGYARETAGRNKICFTSTSDSVNWRDMPTVEMKFVRSILKLPSENVFYRVSADKICSTFQPDVAGLTGVPILGNRATRSFRVVYDIQDSKFGFQAGAC, from the coding sequence ATGGCCATTGGTCTGGGCACTCCGGCCTTTGTGAATCTCGTCACCATCGACACCGGCTCAACACTTTCCTGGGTTCAGTGCCGACCTTGTCCGATAAGATGCCATAATCAAGATGAAGAGGCCGGACGGATATTTGACCCCCTTCAGTCCTCAACTTACCAAAGCGTTGGCTGCTCAACTGAAGATTGTGGTTATGTGCATGAAACACTTGGTATTCCCTTTGGCTGCAACGAGGAGCAAGATAGCTGCCTTTACAGCTTGAGATATGCATCAGAAGAGTACACGGCCGGAAGCTTGGTCAAGGACAAGCTCACTTTAGGAAACAACTTCAGCATTGATGATTTCATGTTTGGCTGCAGTGGAGATGACAGGTACAATGCAGCTGATGCAGGCATTATTGGATTTGGGGGTGCGACTTACTCCTTCTTTCGTCAGGTAGTTCGCCATACCAACTACACCGCGTTCTCTCACTGCTTTCCTGGTAATCATAGAAACGGAGGGTTTCTATCCATCGGGCCGTATGATCGGTACAGTTTACAGTTCATTCCGTTGGTCGAGTACGGCTCGCACGGAGATAACCCGGTGTATGCTATTCAGCAGCTGGACATGATGGTCGACGGGATACGGCTTGAAGTCGACCCGTCAATCTACGCAACTCGAATGACGATACTGGATTCTGGCACGATCGACACGTTCATTCTGTCCCCAGTGTTTCGTGCGTTTGACAAGACCATCACAGCGGCAATGCTAGCTAAGGGATATGCCCGGGAAACAGCTGGAAGGAATAAAATTTGTTTCACATCCACTAGTGATTCAGTGAACTGGCGAGACATGCCAACGGTGGAGATGAAATTTGTAAGGTCTATCTTGAAGCTCCCGTCAGAGAATGTGTTCTATCGAGTGTCAGCAGATAAAATTTGCTCCACATTTCAGCCAGATGTTGCTGGACTGACAGGGGTTCCGATTCTGGGGAACAGGGCAACAAGATCATTCAGGGTCGTGTATGATATCCAAGACAGCAAGTTTGGGTTTCAAGCTGGTGCTTGTTGA
- the LOC123119495 gene encoding aspartyl protease family protein At5g10770 isoform X2: MFSFQGTLHDLGQTGAGAFQFPVFHEKHPCIQASVHIANVQKTWYSFEDDRIHKDRFLMAIGLGTPAFVNLVTIDTGSTLSWVQCRPCPIRCHNQDEEAGRIFDPLQSSTYQSVGCSTEDCGYVHETLGIPFGCNEEQDSCLYSLRYASEEYTAGSLVKDKLTLGNNFSIDDFMFGCSGDDRYNAADAGIIGFGGATYSFFRQVVRHTNYTAFSHCFPGNHRNGGFLSIGPYDRYSLQFIPLVEYGSHGDNPVYAIQQLDMMVDGIRLEVDPSIYATRMTILDSGTIDTFILSPVFRAFDKTITAAMLAKGYARETAGRNKICFTSTSDSVNWRDMPTVEMKFVRSILKLPSENVFYRVSADKICSTFQPDVAGLTGVPILGNRATRSFRVVYDIQDSKFGFQAGAC; the protein is encoded by the exons ATGTTTTCATTTCAGGGCACCCTGCATG atcttggtcagacTGGCGCTGGTGCCTTTCAATTCCCGGTGTTCCACGAGAAGCACCCATGCATACAAGCATCAGTACATATAGCAAATGTACAGAAAACATGGTATTCCTTTGAGGATGACAGAATCCATAAAGATCGGTTCCTCATGGCCATTGGTCTGGGCACTCCGGCCTTTGTGAATCTCGTCACCATCGACACCGGCTCAACACTTTCCTGGGTTCAGTGCCGACCTTGTCCGATAAGATGCCATAATCAAGATGAAGAGGCCGGACGGATATTTGACCCCCTTCAGTCCTCAACTTACCAAAGCGTTGGCTGCTCAACTGAAGATTGTGGTTATGTGCATGAAACACTTGGTATTCCCTTTGGCTGCAACGAGGAGCAAGATAGCTGCCTTTACAGCTTGAGATATGCATCAGAAGAGTACACGGCCGGAAGCTTGGTCAAGGACAAGCTCACTTTAGGAAACAACTTCAGCATTGATGATTTCATGTTTGGCTGCAGTGGAGATGACAGGTACAATGCAGCTGATGCAGGCATTATTGGATTTGGGGGTGCGACTTACTCCTTCTTTCGTCAGGTAGTTCGCCATACCAACTACACCGCGTTCTCTCACTGCTTTCCTGGTAATCATAGAAACGGAGGGTTTCTATCCATCGGGCCGTATGATCGGTACAGTTTACAGTTCATTCCGTTGGTCGAGTACGGCTCGCACGGAGATAACCCGGTGTATGCTATTCAGCAGCTGGACATGATGGTCGACGGGATACGGCTTGAAGTCGACCCGTCAATCTACGCAACTCGAATGACGATACTGGATTCTGGCACGATCGACACGTTCATTCTGTCCCCAGTGTTTCGTGCGTTTGACAAGACCATCACAGCGGCAATGCTAGCTAAGGGATATGCCCGGGAAACAGCTGGAAGGAATAAAATTTGTTTCACATCCACTAGTGATTCAGTGAACTGGCGAGACATGCCAACGGTGGAGATGAAATTTGTAAGGTCTATCTTGAAGCTCCCGTCAGAGAATGTGTTCTATCGAGTGTCAGCAGATAAAATTTGCTCCACATTTCAGCCAGATGTTGCTGGACTGACAGGGGTTCCGATTCTGGGGAACAGGGCAACAAGATCATTCAGGGTCGTGTATGATATCCAAGACAGCAAGTTTGGGTTTCAAGCTGGTGCTTGTTGA
- the LOC123119494 gene encoding luminal-binding protein 5-like, which yields MAMVGVRVAAILLVSIAACFLLLGHAGAVNGNQAPHSPSPVIAIDLGNTNSCVAGYSHGHGQVETMFQLCIPTWVAFPGDGSVLVGEDAKNHAAPNPIFGFKRLLGKSRDLEREEEEVRELMVRVPYKVVGRERPLVQVQMADGAVKNLGADEITAMVLAKLRESAEAYLGRAIQEAIVTVPQQYNDPSRYSMLRAAELAGLRVTRMIDEPTAAAVAHGLHRKLRDEGNVLVLHVGGGTSDASVMWYVDGVFEFMGADEDPFFGGQDFDQRIVDHFVELIRKKHGKDLSNDKGVLGRLRTACEQAKKALSSQDVAELSIKSLVDGVDFSGSLTRAEFEELNHDLFLKAMALVESAMRQAGLDKNKELLDEIVLVGGSTMIPGIRRLVTDYFDGRELKNINASVMPDQTVTLGAALLSHPMANGYPCMGGDRRQWGYSTDWCFTD from the coding sequence ATGGCGATGGTTGGCGTCAGGGTCGCGGCCATCCTCCTCGTATCGATCGCTGCCTGTTTTCTTCTGCTCGGCCATGCGGGCGCGGTCAACGGCAACCAGGCGCCCCACTCCCCGTCTCCGGTGATCGCCATCGACTTGGGCAACACCAACTCGTGCGTCGCCGGCTACAGCCACGGCCATGGTCAGGTCGAAACCATGTTCCAGCTCTGCATCCCAACCTGGGTGGCCTTCCCCGGCGACGGATCCGTCTTGGTCGGCGAGGACGCCAAGAACCACGCCGCTCCCAATCCCATCTTCGGCTTCAAGCGGCTGCTCGGGAAGAGTCGCGACTTGGAGCGCGAAGAGGAGGAGGTGCGAGAACTCATGGTCCGCGTGCCGTACAAAGTCGTCGGCCGCGAAAGGCCCCTGGTTCAGGTGCAGATGGCCGACGGCGCGGTCAAGAACCTCGGCGCCGATGAGATCACGGCCATGGTGTTGGCCAAGCTCAGGGAGTCGGCCGAGGCGTACCTCGGCCGTGCAATCCAGGAGGCCATCGTCACCGTCCCGCAGCAGTACAACGATCCGTCAAGGTATTCGATGTTGAGGGCCGCGGAGCTCGCCGGCCTGCGCGTCACGAGGATGATCGACGAGCCGACCGCGGCTGCCGTCGCTCACGGCCTCCACAGGAAGCTGCGCGACGAGGGCAACGTCCTCGTCCTCCACGTCGGCGGCGGGACGTCAGACGCGAGCGTCATGTGGTATGTGGACGGCGTCTTCGAGTTCATGGGAGCAGACGAGGACCCTTTCTTTGGAGGACAGGACTTCGACCAGAGGATCGTCGACCACTTCGTGGAGCTGATCAGGAAGAAGCACGGCAAGGACCTGAGCAACGACAAGGGCGTGCTGGGCAGGTTGAGGACGGCGTGCGAGCAGGCCAAGAAGGCGTTGAGCAGCCAAGATGTTGCCGAACTGAGCATCAAGTCGCTGGTCGATGGTGTCGATTTCTCCGGCTCGCTGACCCGGGCAGAGTTTGAGGAGCTGAACCATGACTTGTTCCTTAaagccatggcgttggtggagagTGCCATGAGACAGGCTGGGCTAGACAAGAACAAGGAGCTGCTTGATGAGATTGTGCTGGTTGGTGGAAGCACCATGATCCCTGGGATTCGGAGACTCGTCACCGATTATTTTGATGGGAGGGAGCTGAAAAATATCAATGCGTCGGTGATGCCAGATCAAACTGTCACTCTCGGAGCTGCTCTTCTAAGCCATCCTATGGCAAATGGGTACCCATGCATGGGAGGCGATAGGCGTCAGTGGGGATACTCCACGGACTGGTGTTTTACCGACTGA